Within the archaeon BMS3Bbin15 genome, the region GGATGAATTCACCAAACCGAGTTATCAATCCTTTACTCAGCTTAAATCTTTTTCGTTCAATTCCTTATTATTCACTATTGTATTGTATAATACACTGCGCTAGTTACAATCCTGCCTATAATGGAGGTGAAGGGCAAATTCCTTCCTTCTCTTGAGAGAGGGTTTCCTTGCCCAAATATTGTGGGAAAAGAAGAAAAAAAGAGGTATCGTCAAATTTTGTCAGTGGCAGAATTTCTGGCTGAAATTTCTCCAGAACCAATCGAAAACTCCGACCAAATCTGCAGGTTACTGGACGAAGCAGTAGCTGTTAATGTACCTCTTAGATTAAGAAATCAAGATTATGGTGAAATAGATGCCATTAAAGCAAAAGAAATCTATGCCAGTCTCAATGAAAGAGACAAACAAGAAATACTGAAAAAAGTAAATAAAGAGATATACAAAAATATTGGGGGTTACAATGCAGGTGATGCAATCGAAGATAGGCTGGATAAATACGGAAAATCTAAAGATATCGAGGTTGAAATAGTAGATTTTGTGGAATATAATAAAAATTCAATTGGGATTAAAGTATATATAGGTGGCAATATGTATCTGTTCAACTTCGATGGCAATATTGAAGAACTTGAAGAATATCTGAAAGAACTCGTGGACGTGGAGGCTTCTGATAAAATAAAATGTCCATTTTGTGGAACAGAGTATGTACGGTCAGCACTCACGCGATATGTGGAGCAGTGTGTCTGTGGTGCGGTGGTGGTAACAGAAAGAGCGAGGGATGCAAAAGGGATTGTGAGTCATGAATCTTCTAAACTCTGGGAGGCTGGCTGTCAGGCACTCAGAATACCAAAACCAAAAAATTGGGAGTTTATATTCATTGATGAGTATTTTACAAATGTCAGATATGCAGGGCATGGTACTACAACATTCAGAACGTGGTTTTGTAAAACACCATGGGAAAAAGACCCTGCATTTGAGGAGAGAGCAAAGAGAGGTATCGTGGTTACACGTCGGGAAAATGATCGTGAGACTCTGGAAAATTATGGGGAGTACAGAGGCTATCCAGTGAGAGTGGATGTATACCTCCCACTGATTGGGAGAAAGATAGATAATGCTGGTATACTCGTTGACCTGGGGTTTCATGGATTTCCTGATATAACCAAACTGGATGTTTGCAATGAGTGTCAGGAATGTACACTCTATTATGATGACGATATCTGCGGCGTATTGTTTGACAGATTTAATAACTTATTTCAATTGCTTGGTATACCTGCAACCCCCATGCCTGACGGGGGTTATGATGCGTTAATTGAAACAGATATTACTCTGGGGGGTATTATTGAGGGTGATTTTTCCAGTCTGGACAAGGTCATCGACCATTTCGAAGATATCTTACAGGAATATAAAAAAATTGTAGAGGAGATTGCCAGAAAATGCCCAGAATTACGTAAAAATGGAGGTAGTTTACATGGGTAAAGTGTGGGAAATAGAAGTGAAAGATAGAAAGACAGGGGAGATACTTTGCTTCTGGGTGAAACCCATTCCAGACGACCTGCATGGTGATAAGGCTGGAGAGGAAGTCAGAAAATATCTTACTGGAAAGAAAAATTCTCCACAAATCGAAGTAAGATACAGGGCAATGGTAATGTTTGAAGACACTGTCTCTCTTCCTTCTGAATCCGTGTTTCCTTCCCAAAATATTTGGTTCTCTTGAAGAAAAGAGAACCCACTTTTTCAACCTGTCTTCAATATACCTCTATATAGGGCTAACAATCTTTTCTTATATCTACCAAAAAAGAAGGGAGCTTTCCATCGGAGGTTGAGTATAGTGCACCGCACCTGGGGCACCATTTCGAAGTGTGATAAGCATGAACTGGTTGAAAAGGAGCATCATACTTGAAGGAATTACTTTTAATAAACTTTCTGAATTTAGACGACAGCAATAAACATTCAAGAGGTTACTTCCACAAATTATGGAAATGGTGATAAAAATGGAATATGTTCTGAAAGTGGACAGGCAGGGCAGGGTTGTTCTCCCTGTGGAATTTCGAAGGGAACTGGGCATAAAGAATGGTGGAAGTATAGTACTTAAGAAAAAGAACAGCAGGATTTACGTCGAAGTTGGAGGAGACCTTGAGGGTAAGGTGGAACAATGGAAGGAAAAATTAAAAGGAATGGAAGTAAAGGCACAGCAATTTAAACCTGGGGAATCAAAATGGGTGAGCGAAAATTGGGTCAGGAAAAAGTTAGGTATACAGGTGTAGTGGATGTTAACATAGTGCTGGTTTCCCTCTTTGAGAATCCTCTGAGGGAAAGCGGCATAGACTTTCTGGGTGAGGTTCTCTCGGGAAACAAGCCTGCTGCCATACCAGCTTCAACCCTTCTGGGAGCATACCACATAGCGACCCGCTACCTCGGTTGCTCTAAGGATTTAATAGCAAGGGAGATAGAGGAAATCCTGAGTCTTGACTCGCCAGCCTTTGTAGAGGACATATCTATAGAAGCTGTTAAAGAAGCGGTAAATATTGCAATGGCGCACAACATTGAATCCTGGGATGGCTATCTGGTTGCTCTGGCAAGGAGCTTTAAAGCACCTGTTATCTATTCCTTAGACTATGATTTCAAAAAGATACCGGACATCTCCCTGGTTGTGCCTTTCAGTGAAGAAAGTGTAAAGGAGTACCACAGGTGGGTGGAGGATTTATTTAGAAGGTGAATTGAACTCCTTATGCTCGTTGATGCGCACTGGCTGATTGTTATGCATCTCACATTCTACCTCTACTCAGCGTTAAAAAGATAGCCTTTAAGTTTGTATCCAGACTGAATAAGAAGGATAGGGAAGGGTTGAAGGAGGCACTACTCATTCTGCTGAATTATCCGGGCAAGGTTGATTTGCATCTGATAGAAACTCAAACAGGCGAGTATATAGAAGAGGAGAATATTGAGATGTTCGAGGATGAGTATGGAAGATGCTAACTTTTTATTAATATATTACCGTAACTCTGCGTTTTGACCCATATATATCTTTCTGGGCGATAGTATGGTTGGACGCATCATAGAGTGGGTGCCAACATCAAAATATTATGGTCAAATACCGAAAGATATATATGGGTAAACACATATATAATTTACCCATATGAAGAAGATACCCTCTGAGATTGAGAAGACCTTTA harbors:
- a CDS encoding spoVT / AbrB like domain protein; translated protein: MEMVIKMEYVLKVDRQGRVVLPVEFRRELGIKNGGSIVLKKKNSRIYVEVGGDLEGKVEQWKEKLKGMEVKAQQFKPGESKWVSENWVRKKLGIQV